In a genomic window of Spirosoma agri:
- a CDS encoding ABC transporter permease: MNRENKDHLQNHSKRSGIQPPRWAEQLLIRITAPYIRDEVLGDLHELFQKRVHRYGVTKAQLLYVLEMLLLFHPRLWRKPGQPIHTDTKQTDYSDPNLKTMISNYVKIAFRKLNRHKSYTLINVLSLSLGIAGAILTFTLVKYHLSFDTFHADYNRIYRITTELRSEKVTYSTGVPNPMGEAFKSGYDVAEKVGRIGFLKERVVSVSPQKKFKEDVAFADSDLLHIFNFPLLEGNPRTALQERNTALITQRIAKKYFGDNDPIGQLLRIDSSLVVTITGVLQNLPATTDFHTEIYLPYSNLQDHSPWMVEKDWWLGFNKEMQCFIKLKSGVSAAMVDSNILPAISAKYYDKENAKIFQFKLQPLLDVHFNPKLRGYMEKKNLWTFALIGFFLVVTACVNFINLATAQALDRSREIGVRKALGSQRGALFWQFITETALIASVALIIALGLAYLVVPTINQWFDIELAINPLTDTYLFTFLLGLLLIVTFCSGAYPGLILARFQPVLALKGKLSQQSAGGFSLRRGLVVTQFAISQLLIIGTLIITNQLRYSEQANMGFQKDAIVILPMPDNQKSKITTLGAQLSAMAGVQNVTFFDSPPATEFLASTGIRYASRVKAESFNISYKTGDDQFVPTFKIPILAGRNLASSDTVREYLLNEAAVKALGLASLQDVIGKTATINGQLGTIVGVMKNFHFKSFRIAIEPLCLTTRREMYTSCGIKVNPTNLKATLAGFEKVWTTLYPSSIYMYRFLDEDIDRLYKLDSLLLRLIQWFAGIAIFVGCLGLYGLVSFMADQKKKEIGVRKVLGASTSGILWLFGKEFSRLLLLAFVLAAPLGWWSMNKWLASFVYRIEIGPDIFLLAILITFLVALLTVSLRSVKAALVNPIKSLRAE, encoded by the coding sequence ATGAATCGGGAAAATAAAGACCACCTACAAAATCATTCGAAGCGGTCAGGGATCCAGCCACCACGCTGGGCTGAGCAGCTACTCATTCGTATTACGGCTCCTTATATACGGGATGAAGTGCTGGGCGATTTGCATGAATTGTTTCAAAAGCGAGTCCATCGGTACGGGGTTACTAAAGCCCAACTGCTGTATGTGCTGGAAATGCTGTTGCTGTTCCATCCTCGGCTTTGGCGTAAGCCGGGTCAACCAATCCACACAGACACAAAACAAACTGATTATTCAGATCCAAACCTAAAGACTATGATAAGCAATTATGTTAAAATCGCGTTCAGAAAACTGAATCGGCACAAATCCTATACGCTGATCAACGTGTTGAGTTTGAGTCTGGGCATTGCCGGTGCCATTCTGACCTTTACTTTGGTCAAATACCACCTCAGTTTTGACACCTTCCATGCAGATTATAATCGTATCTATCGCATTACGACAGAGCTTCGTTCCGAAAAGGTGACTTATAGTACGGGCGTTCCCAATCCGATGGGCGAAGCCTTCAAAAGTGGCTATGACGTTGCAGAAAAAGTGGGGCGAATTGGTTTTTTGAAAGAGCGCGTGGTGTCTGTTTCACCCCAGAAAAAATTTAAGGAAGATGTGGCGTTCGCTGATTCAGATCTGCTACACATTTTCAACTTTCCACTGCTGGAGGGTAACCCGCGAACGGCCTTGCAGGAGCGTAATACCGCTCTCATCACGCAGCGAATTGCCAAAAAATACTTTGGGGATAATGACCCTATTGGTCAGCTATTGCGCATTGATAGTTCGCTGGTCGTAACCATTACGGGTGTTCTTCAGAACCTGCCAGCTACGACCGATTTTCATACGGAAATCTATCTTCCTTACAGCAATTTGCAGGATCATAGTCCCTGGATGGTTGAAAAAGATTGGTGGTTAGGTTTCAATAAAGAGATGCAGTGCTTTATCAAGCTCAAATCAGGTGTGTCGGCAGCTATGGTCGATTCCAATATCCTTCCGGCCATTAGTGCTAAATACTATGATAAAGAGAATGCTAAGATCTTTCAGTTTAAGTTACAGCCACTCCTCGATGTTCACTTTAACCCCAAACTGAGGGGATATATGGAGAAAAAAAATCTCTGGACGTTTGCCCTGATCGGCTTTTTCCTGGTGGTTACGGCCTGCGTCAATTTTATTAACCTGGCAACAGCGCAGGCACTGGATCGCTCCAGAGAAATCGGTGTTCGGAAAGCATTGGGCAGCCAACGAGGAGCGCTTTTCTGGCAATTTATCACTGAAACGGCGCTCATCGCTAGCGTAGCCCTGATTATCGCTCTAGGACTGGCGTATCTGGTCGTACCAACTATCAATCAATGGTTTGATATAGAGCTAGCCATAAATCCCTTGACGGATACATACCTATTTACCTTTTTGCTTGGTCTGCTATTAATCGTGACGTTCTGTTCAGGCGCTTATCCCGGCCTGATTCTGGCTCGTTTTCAGCCCGTGCTGGCACTGAAAGGTAAGCTCTCTCAACAATCGGCAGGCGGTTTCTCCCTACGAAGAGGGCTGGTTGTCACGCAGTTTGCGATCTCCCAGCTGCTCATTATCGGCACGCTGATCATTACCAACCAGTTACGGTATTCAGAGCAGGCCAACATGGGGTTTCAGAAAGATGCAATCGTCATTCTACCAATGCCTGATAATCAAAAGTCAAAAATAACTACTTTAGGTGCCCAGCTTTCGGCAATGGCTGGCGTGCAAAACGTGACGTTTTTTGATAGCCCTCCTGCAACCGAATTTCTGGCCAGCACCGGCATTCGCTATGCCTCGCGCGTTAAAGCTGAAAGCTTCAATATATCCTATAAAACCGGGGACGATCAGTTCGTGCCCACGTTTAAAATACCCATTCTGGCCGGTCGCAATCTGGCTTCGTCCGATACAGTCCGGGAGTACTTACTAAACGAAGCCGCTGTAAAAGCCCTTGGGTTAGCCTCCCTACAGGATGTAATAGGCAAAACGGCAACGATCAATGGTCAATTGGGGACCATCGTTGGGGTGATGAAAAACTTCCATTTTAAGTCGTTCCGTATCGCGATTGAGCCGCTCTGCTTGACGACCCGGCGTGAGATGTATACTAGTTGTGGAATAAAAGTGAACCCGACGAATCTGAAGGCTACACTGGCCGGGTTTGAAAAAGTCTGGACGACCCTGTATCCGTCGTCGATTTACATGTACCGTTTTCTGGATGAAGACATTGACCGGCTCTATAAGCTCGATAGTTTGCTGCTAAGACTCATTCAGTGGTTTGCGGGCATCGCCATTTTTGTTGGTTGCTTAGGGCTATACGGGTTGGTGTCATTCATGGCGGATCAAAAAAAGAAGGAAATTGGCGTGCGAAAGGTATTAGGAGCGAGTACGTCTGGTATTCTCTGGCTGTTTGGGAAAGAATTTTCTCGTCTGCTTCTGCTGGCATTTGTGCTGGCGGCCCCGCTGGGATGGTGGTCAATGAATAAGTGGCTGGCCAGTTTTGTGTATCGTATTGAGATTGGTCCAGATATTTTTTTGCTGGCCATTCTGATCACGTTCTTGGTTGCCTTACTGACCGTTAGTCTGCGAAGCGTAAAAGCCGCTCTGGTGAACCCAATAAAGTCTTTACGAGCAGAATAG
- a CDS encoding PadR family transcriptional regulator, with protein MKGTQLGELEEIVLLTVALLYNDAYGVAVLEELSSRLERPMSLGVVHRTLQRLEEKGLVHSRFSEPIAERGGRSKRLFTITLAGEQAVQEARRIRNELWDGIPKTAFGRLT; from the coding sequence ATGAAAGGGACTCAACTGGGTGAGTTAGAAGAGATCGTTCTGCTAACGGTAGCGCTACTTTACAATGATGCCTATGGGGTAGCTGTCCTGGAGGAACTAAGCAGCCGTTTGGAGCGGCCTATGAGCTTAGGCGTTGTTCATCGGACTCTGCAACGATTAGAAGAAAAAGGATTGGTTCATTCCCGGTTTAGTGAGCCGATTGCCGAACGAGGAGGTCGAAGCAAACGCCTGTTTACGATTACCCTGGCCGGTGAACAAGCCGTACAGGAAGCACGACGCATCCGGAATGAACTTTGGGATGGTATCCCCAAAACCGCTTTTGGTCGCTTAACATGA
- a CDS encoding IS3 family transposase, with amino-acid sequence MEGGAFLNVEDAQTEIFDSIEAYYNRARKHSSLDYQSPEQFENQYFTNLTSSVFR; translated from the coding sequence GTGGAAGGGGGAGCTTTTCTGAATGTGGAAGATGCACAAACAGAAATCTTCGACTCCATTGAAGCGTATTACAACCGAGCACGGAAGCATTCATCGCTGGACTATCAAAGCCCTGAACAATTCGAGAATCAGTATTTCACAAATCTGACAAGTTCAGTGTTCCGCTAA
- a CDS encoding IS3 family transposase: protein MARATPRYRRGDRYQLTQYQTNKQQLVEQVFVQHKRRYGSRRITAELKEQGCVVGRHQVRRIMKQIGLQAIEPRSFVPRTTNSTHGKGYWSNLLLDQPLPKAPNLVCPGHRAVSDITYLPLVNGEWAYLAVWMDLYSRKVVGWQVGEPMKDELVVVPLRRALQMRQPAPGLVTHSDRGGQYVSAALKELIRLWHSRPSMSRATVADDPYDNAFAESLWIGLPKQPPKGGVSGRGSFSECGRCTNRNLRLH, encoded by the coding sequence ATGGCACGGGCTACCCCGCGGTACAGGCGTGGCGATAGATACCAACTCACTCAATATCAGACCAATAAGCAGCAGCTAGTAGAGCAGGTTTTTGTTCAGCATAAACGACGGTATGGTAGTAGAAGGATTACGGCTGAACTAAAAGAGCAAGGGTGCGTAGTAGGGCGTCATCAGGTAAGGAGAATTATGAAACAAATTGGTTTACAGGCTATTGAGCCCAGGTCTTTTGTGCCACGCACGACAAATAGCACACATGGCAAAGGCTACTGGTCGAATTTGTTGCTAGATCAACCGCTGCCTAAGGCTCCTAATTTGGTTTGCCCGGGCCACCGGGCGGTTAGCGACATTACTTACCTGCCGCTGGTCAACGGCGAATGGGCGTATCTAGCCGTTTGGATGGATTTATACTCACGTAAAGTAGTAGGCTGGCAAGTGGGCGAACCAATGAAAGATGAACTCGTTGTTGTTCCGTTACGCCGTGCCTTGCAGATGCGTCAGCCCGCCCCAGGTTTGGTTACGCACTCAGACCGAGGTGGGCAATATGTGTCGGCCGCCCTGAAAGAGTTGATTCGATTGTGGCACAGTAGGCCCAGCATGAGCAGAGCCACGGTGGCCGACGATCCGTATGATAACGCCTTTGCCGAGTCATTGTGGATCGGACTGCCGAAGCAGCCGCCTAAAGGGGGAGTTAGTGGAAGGGGGAGCTTTTCTGAATGTGGAAGATGCACAAACAGAAATCTTCGACTCCATTGA